From the genome of Paraburkholderia sp. ZP32-5:
CGATGTCGCGCGTCCGGAGCCGGCCATGCCTTATGTTTCTCAAACGCAGCACATCGATCGCGTACGCGCGGCTATCGAAGGACGCCTGCCCGCCCCCGCCAATTCGACGCGTCTCGTATCGTCATGGCAGCGCTCATATGAGCGGTATCAACTCGATCCCGGTTCGGTGATCGGTCCACGCGTTTTGTCGTCCGCCGAGCTGCGCGAGGTGCAGGGCAAGGAAGAAGCGTTTCTGCGCGCATCGGGTCAATGTCTGACGCGGCTGCACGAGATGATTCGCGTCGCCGACTATTGCGTGATGCTGTCCGACGCGCACGGCGTGACGATCGACTACCGGATCGATCGTGAACGGCGCAACGATTTCAAACACGCGGGGCTGTATATCGGTTCGTGCTGGTCCGAGCGCGAGGAAGGCACCTGCGGCATCGCGAATGTGCTCACCGATCTCGCGCCGATCGTCGTGCACAAGACCGATCACTTTCGCGCCGCGTTTACGACGCTTACATGCAGCGCGTCGCCGATCTTCGCGCCGACCGGCGAACTGATCGGCGTGCTCGACGCATCCGCGATCCGCTCGCCCGACAACCGCGACAGCCAGGGCCTCGTGTTTCAACTGGTGCGGCAAAGCGCGAGTCTGATCGAAGACGGCTACTTCCTGAATCAAACGGCGCAGCACTGGATCCTGTTCGGCCATCAAAGCCGCCATTTCGTCGAGGCACAGCCCGAAGTGCTGATCGCCTTCGATGAATGCGGCAACATCGCCGCCGCGAACCGCAAGGCACACGAGAGCATCGCGGGCCTCGACGGTCCGCGCCATATCGACGAACTGTTCGACACCGCGGACGTCCGTCTGCACGACGTCGCGCGCACCGACATGATCGTCGCGCTACGGCTGCGCGCGACCGGCGCGATGCTGTACGCGCGTATTCGCGCGCCGATGAAGCGCTCGACTCGTTCGGCCGTTGCGACGAAGCAAGGCGAGCTGCGCGCGGACAGCAGCCTTGGCACGATGAGCCGCTTCCTGCACAGCCAGGATCAACGGATTGCGCACAACGCGGACGTCGCGTTGCGCATCGCCGGCAAGCGGCTGCCGATTCTGCTGCTCGGTGAAACCGGTGTCGGCAAGGAGGTGTTCGCGCGCGCGGTGCACGACTCGGGGTCGCGACGTACGCGGCCGTTCGTCGCCGTCAATTGCGGCGCGATTCCGGAGCCGCTGATCGAGAGCGAACTGTTCGGTTATGCGCCGGGTGCGTTCACCGGCGCGCGCAGCCGCGGCGCGCGCGGCAAGATCGCGCTCGCGCATAGCGGCACGCTGTTTCTCGATGAAATCGGCGATATGCCGCTCGGTCTGCAAACCCGTTTGCTACGCGTGCTCGCCGAAGGCGAAGTGATGCCGCTCGGTGGTGATACGCCGGTGCGCGTGGATATCGACATCATCTGCGCGACGCATCGCGATCTCACGCGGATGGTCGAAGCAGGCTCGTTCCGCGAGGATCTTTACTACCGTCTGAGTGGCGCGACGCTGCGGATACCGCCGCTGCGCGAGCGCGCCGATATCCGCGATGTGATCGATGCGGTGTTCAACGAGGAAGCGCAGGCCGCGGGTCATGTGCTGATGCTCGATCCGCAATTGACAGACCGTCTTGCCGCGTTCGCGTGGCCCGGCAATATCCGGCAGTTGCGCAATGTGCTGCGCTATGCGTGCGCGGTCTGCGATTCGGCGCGCGTCGAGTTGCGGCACGTGTCGCCGGATTTCGCCGCGCAACTGGCGCCTGATGATCAGCTAGGGATCGGCGCGCCGCTCGCTTCCGCCATTAGCGCGGAGCGCTCCATGCAACCCGCCAGCGCGGACGACGAACGCGCACGGATCATCGCCGCACTCACCCACTGCCGTTGGCGGCCCAACGCGGCCGCGCAAGCGCTGGGTATATCGCGCGCGACGCTCTATCGGCGCATCGCACGATTGGGCATCGTCGGGCCGCATCGCAGCTCAAGCTAACGCGGCCTTATCCTCAATCATCCGCCAGAAAATTCGGATGACTCGCGCGAATCTGATCGACCTGGCTCAGCGTCCCCGACAGATGCTCGCGTAGCGCCGCCTGCGCGGCTTTCGCATCGCCCTTTTCGATCGCATCGACGATCGCGGTGTGATCGCGCACGACCGCGAGCGTCTTGCCCTCCACCGGCAGATTCAGACGGCGCAGCCGGTCGATATGGCCGCTCAGTCTGCGCACGAGATCCCACAGTTGCGGCACGCCGGCCGCCTCGTACATCTGCCGATGAAAGGTCTGGTCGAGCAGCGCGAACTGCTCGTAGTTCTTCAGATCGAGCAGTTGCGTCTGCCCGGCGATGGTCGCGCGCAATTGCGCGATCAACACCGCGTCGCGTTGCTCCGCGAGCGCGCGCACCACTTCGAGTTCGATCGAGCGGCGCAGGAAATGCGCCTGCAACGCGGACGTCACGTTGATCTGGCTGACGACCGTCGCGTGCTGCGGATAGATATCGACGAGACCTTCTTCGCCGAGCTTCATCAGCGCGTCGCGCACCGGCGTCTGGCTCAAGCCGTACTGGTTCGCCAGTTCGATGCGCGACAGCACGGTGCCCGGTGTCAGTTCGAGCGACAGGATCATTTCGCGCAGCCGCTCGAAGATTTGCGGCGCGGCGTGGCGGGAGCGGTCGATCCGGTGGACCACCGCCGACCGGGAATGGTGGTTTTTCATGACTTGAACTGAAGCGTGGACGCGGTCGGAACGGCTCGCGCCGCCCGCTGAAACACTAGCACTATAGCCGACGCGAGCCGCTTCCAGCGGGCCTGACAGCGGATTTTCGCCGGATCGGCGCATCAGTATTTACCCCACTGACGCACTAATACATTAGTGCTTTACCATCCGTTCCATCACATTCCCCACCTCCGACTGCCGATTGCCACCATGACTCGCGACATCACCATCACCCAGCTGCGAATTACGCCGATCGCCTTTCGCGACGGCCCGTTGCTGAACGCCGCCGGGATCCACGAACCGTGGGCGCTGCGCGCGATCCTCGAACTGGAGACGAGCGACGGCCGCGTCGGCATCTCCGAGACTTACGGCGACGAGCCGATGCTGCACGTGCTCGATCAGGCGAAAGAACTCGTGGTCGGTCTGTCGCCGTTCGATCTGAACCGGATGGAAGAGCGTGTGCGCGCGACGATCAAGGCCGCGCCCGGCGCGGTCGAATTCGAACTCGCGCCCGGCTCGCACTCGGCGAAGAACGCGCCGAAGGTCATCAGCGCGCTGGAAGTCGCGATGCTCGATCTGCAAGGGCAGATCGTCGGCGCACCGATCGTCGATCTGCTCGGCGGCAAGGTGCGCGACGCAGTGCCCTACAGCGCCTATCTGTTCTTCAAGTACGCAGAGCACGTCGACAAACCGTATGCGCCCGACGCATGGGGCGAAGGTCTGAGCCCCGAGCAGATCGTCGCGCAGGCGCGCCGCATGATCGAGCTGTACGGTTTCCAGAGCATCAAGCTCAAAGGCGGCGTGTTCGAACCCGCGCATGAAATCGCCTGCATGCGCGCGCTGCACGACGCATTCCCCGGCATGCCGCTGCGTCTCGATCCGAACGCGAACTGGACGCTCGAAACCAGCATCGCGGCCGCTCCGCAACTCGACGAACTGCTCGAGTACTACGAGGACCCATGCCCGGGACTCGAAGGCATGGCCGAACTGGCGAAGCACACGCGCCTGCCGCTCGCGACCAACATGGTGATCACGACGATGGACGACTTCCGTCGCGGCGCCGAAATGGGCTCGGTCAAGGTGCTGCTGTCGGACCATCACTACTGGGGCGGCCTGCGCGCGACGCAGACACTCGCGCGCATGTGCAAGCTGTGGGACCTCGGCATGTCGATGCACTCGAACTCGCACCTCGGCATCAGCCTGCTGGCGATGACGCATGTCGCGGCGAGCATCCCGAACCTGACCTACGCGTGCGATACGCACTACCCGTGGCAGGAAGAAGAAGTGATCAAGGGCGGACGCGTGAAGTTCGACAACGGTTCGGTACGCGTGCCGACCACGCCGGGCCTCGGCGTCGAACTCGATCGCGAGCGGCTCGCCGAACTGCACGCGCAGTACCTGTCGTGCGGCGTGCGCAATCGCGACGACCTGAAGCAGATGCAAAAGTACGACCCGAGCTTCAGCGGCAAGAACCCGCGCTTCTGATTCGCACTTTGATCCGCGCTTTCTAGTTTGCATTTCCGGGCCGCGCCGCTGACCAGCGCGCGCGGCCTGCTCGAACATCCGGCATGCGAGATACAACTCGGAGCCATGAAGGAGACAACCCGATGACTACCCCCATTGCGGACACGGCCCGGCCGGACCGCGCCGGCGTGCTGGCGAGCGCGGTGCGCAAAATCAAGTGGCGCGTGCTGCCTCTGTTCGTCGTGATGTTCATCGTCAACTACATCGACCGCGTGAACATCGGCTTCGTGCGTCAGCATCTGAGCGCCGATCTGGGTATCGGCGCGGCTGCCTATGGTCTCGGCGCGGGGCTCTTCTTCGTCAGCTATGCGATTTTCGAAGTGCCGTCGAACATCCTGCTGCAGCGCTTCGGCGCGAAGGTATGGTTGACGCGCATCATGCTCACGTGGGGTCTCGCCGCGGTCGGCATGGCGTTCGTGCGTGGCGAGACGTCGTTCTATGTGATGCGGCTCGTGCTCGGCGCGGCCGAGGCGGGCTTCTTTCCCGGCGTCATCTACTACTTCACGCAATGGCTGCCCAGTAACGAACGCGGCAAGGCGATGGCGATCTTCCTGAGCGGCTCGGCGCTCGCTTCGGTGCTGTCCGGGCCGATCTCCGGCGGCCTGATGCTGATCGAAGGCGGCGGCATGCGCGGCTGGCAGTGGATGTTCGTGATCGAAGGCATGTTCTCGGTGGTGCTGGCCGGCTTCATCTGGCTGTGGCTCGATTCGAAGCCGCGCGACGCGAAGTGGTTGAGCCGCGCCGAACAGGACGCGGTGGTCGGCGAGATCGAAGAGGAACAGCGCCAACGTTCGGCGTCGCATGCGATCAAGCCGTCGCTATTGACGCTGCTGCGCGACCCGCAAATCCTGATCTTCTGCCTGATCTACTTCGCGGTATCGCTGACGATCTACGGCGCGACCTTCTGGCTGCCGAGCATCATCCGCAAGATGGGCCACTTCAACGACCTGCAGGTCGGCCTGTTCAATTCGATTCCGTGGCTGATCTCGATCGCCGCGATGTACTTCTTCGCGATGCTGGCCGCGCGCTTCAAGTTTCAGCAGGCGTGGGTTGCGTGCGTGCTGCTGATCGCCGCGCTCGGCATGTACGCGGCCGGCCAGGGCGGCCCGGTCTTCTCGTTCATCGCGATCTGCTTTGCGGCGATCGGCTTCAAGGCCGCGTCGTCGCTGTTCTGGCCGATTCCGCAGGGCTATCTCGACGCGCGGATTTCGGCGGCGGTGCTCGCGCTGATCAATTCGATCGGCAACCTCGGCGGCTTCGTCGCGCCGGCGGCGTTCGGCCTGCTCGAACAGAAGACCGGCTCGATCGAAGGCGGGCTTACCGGGCTCGCGGTGATGTCGGTGGTCGCCGCCGGCGTCGTGTTCTTTTCGCGGATGAGCCCGCGCGAAGGCATCCCGGCGTCCGCGCATTAAGCGATGTATTAAGCGATGCATCAAGGCACGCACGGGTCCACGTACACCCATTCCTAAAACTTTCCGGAGACACGGATGAAAATAATCGAGGCCAATACGGCGTCCGCCGCCGGCACCGTCGTTGGACGATACCGATGGACGATCTGCGCGATGATCTTCTTCGCGACGACGATCAACTACATGGATCGTCAGATGCTCGGCCTGCTCGCGCCGCTGCTGCAGAAGGACATCGGCTGGAATCAGGTGCAGTATGCGCAGACCGTGATGGTGTTCACGGTCACCTACGCGGTGGGTCTCGCGATCTTCGGCCGCATCGCCGATCGCGTCAGCACGAAAGTGGTGTACGGCAGCGCGATGGCGATGTGGAGTCTCGCCGCGATGCTGCACGCGGTAGCGGCCACCGTGCCCGGTTTCGCGGCCGTGCGCGGCCTGCTCGGCTTCGGCGAGGCAGCGAACTTTCCGGTCGCGATCCGCACGACGGCTACGTGGTTTCCGAAGAAGGAACGCGCATTGGCGACGGGCCTGTGGAACATGGGCGCGACGATCGGCGGAATCGTCGCACCGGCCTTCGTGCCGATCGCCGCGTTGATGTGGGGCTGGCGCGCGACCTTCATCGCCGGCGGCGCGACGGGTTTCATCTGGCTCGCGATCTGGCTGCTGATCTATCGGCCGCCCGCGCAGCATCCGTCGGTATCGAAGGAAGAATTCGACTACATCAATTCGGATCGCGATGAAATCGTCGAGCAACGCGCGAGCTGGCTGTCGGTGCTCAAATACCGCGAAACGTGGGCGTTTATCGTCGGCAAGCTGATGACCGATCCGGTCTGGTGGTTCTATCTGTTCTGGCTGCCGAAATGGCTCAACGAGTCGCGCCATATCGACATCGGCAATATGGGTCTACCGCTGATCGCAATCTACACGATGGCATCGATCGGCAGCGTCGCGGGCGGATGGCTGTCGTCGCGGCTGATGGCGCGCACCAACCGGCCCAATTTCGCGCGCAAGGTCGCGATGGGGATCTGCGCAGTGTGCGTGCTGCCGATTGCGACGCTGTCCTACTTCCAGAGCCTGTGGTTTGCGGTTTTCGCGGTCGGTCTCGCGGCCGCCGCGCACCAGGGATGGTCGGCGAATCTGGTCACCACGGTCGGCGACGTGTTTCCGCGCCGGCTGGTCGGCACGGTGGTCGGCATCGGCGGCGTCGCGGGGATGATCGGCTCGTTCTTCTACTCGGGCGTGATCGGCGAGACGCTGCAGCGCACCGGGCAGTACTGGGCGTTGTTTGCGGTCGGCGCGCTCGCGTATCTGGTGGCGCTCGGCATCATTCATCTGCTGATGCCGCGGATGACGCCGGTGAAGTTGCGGGACTGAGGTTCGGTTTCGATGGCGAGCCAGCAGGCGGGAGCGCTGCTGGTTTGCCTGAGGGCTTGCTGGTTTGCTGGTTTGCCCGCTAATTTACGTGCTAATTTGCGAGCCCCAACGCGGTCACGCGTTTACCGCTCTCCGCATTAAAGCCACGGCGAACGCGCGAAATGCTTCGCTTCGAAAGCGCGAATCTCGTCGGCAAAGCCGAGCGTCGCGCCGGTTTCATCGAGTCCTTCGAGCAGCAGCGTTTTCGATGCCGCCTCGATGTCGAACGCCCAGCGTTCGTCGTTCGGACCCACCACCACCTGCGCACTCAGATCGACCAACAGCCGATAGCCGGGCGACGCTTTCACCGCGTCCATCAAAGCGCTGATCGTGGCGGTGTCGAGCCGCACCGGCAGCAAGCCGTTCTTGCAGCAGTTGTTAAAGAAGATATCCGCGAAACTCTCCGCGATCAGCACGCGAAAGCCGTATTGATGCAGCGCCCACGGCGCATGCTCGCGCGAACTGCCGCAGCCGAAATTGCGCCGCGTCAGCAGCACCGAAGCGCCCGCATAGCGCGGCTGATTCATCACGAAGTCCGGCTCCGGCGTGCGCTCGCTGGCCGGCTTGCCGTAATAGCCGGCATCGCGATGCCGCCATTCGTCGAACAGGTATGGACCGAAGCCGGTTCGCGCGATCGACTTCATGAACTGCTTGGGCATGATCGCATCGGTGTCGATGTTGTCGCGATCGAGCGGCACGACGAGCCCCGTATGGCAGACGAGCGGTTCCATCAACGGTCTCCGGCAAGATCAAGCAATTCGCGCACATCGACGAAGCGTCCCTTGAGCGCG
Proteins encoded in this window:
- a CDS encoding MFS transporter; its protein translation is MTTPIADTARPDRAGVLASAVRKIKWRVLPLFVVMFIVNYIDRVNIGFVRQHLSADLGIGAAAYGLGAGLFFVSYAIFEVPSNILLQRFGAKVWLTRIMLTWGLAAVGMAFVRGETSFYVMRLVLGAAEAGFFPGVIYYFTQWLPSNERGKAMAIFLSGSALASVLSGPISGGLMLIEGGGMRGWQWMFVIEGMFSVVLAGFIWLWLDSKPRDAKWLSRAEQDAVVGEIEEEQRQRSASHAIKPSLLTLLRDPQILIFCLIYFAVSLTIYGATFWLPSIIRKMGHFNDLQVGLFNSIPWLISIAAMYFFAMLAARFKFQQAWVACVLLIAALGMYAAGQGGPVFSFIAICFAAIGFKAASSLFWPIPQGYLDARISAAVLALINSIGNLGGFVAPAAFGLLEQKTGSIEGGLTGLAVMSVVAAGVVFFSRMSPREGIPASAH
- a CDS encoding sigma-54-dependent Fis family transcriptional regulator; amino-acid sequence: MPYVSQTQHIDRVRAAIEGRLPAPANSTRLVSSWQRSYERYQLDPGSVIGPRVLSSAELREVQGKEEAFLRASGQCLTRLHEMIRVADYCVMLSDAHGVTIDYRIDRERRNDFKHAGLYIGSCWSEREEGTCGIANVLTDLAPIVVHKTDHFRAAFTTLTCSASPIFAPTGELIGVLDASAIRSPDNRDSQGLVFQLVRQSASLIEDGYFLNQTAQHWILFGHQSRHFVEAQPEVLIAFDECGNIAAANRKAHESIAGLDGPRHIDELFDTADVRLHDVARTDMIVALRLRATGAMLYARIRAPMKRSTRSAVATKQGELRADSSLGTMSRFLHSQDQRIAHNADVALRIAGKRLPILLLGETGVGKEVFARAVHDSGSRRTRPFVAVNCGAIPEPLIESELFGYAPGAFTGARSRGARGKIALAHSGTLFLDEIGDMPLGLQTRLLRVLAEGEVMPLGGDTPVRVDIDIICATHRDLTRMVEAGSFREDLYYRLSGATLRIPPLRERADIRDVIDAVFNEEAQAAGHVLMLDPQLTDRLAAFAWPGNIRQLRNVLRYACAVCDSARVELRHVSPDFAAQLAPDDQLGIGAPLASAISAERSMQPASADDERARIIAALTHCRWRPNAAAQALGISRATLYRRIARLGIVGPHRSSS
- a CDS encoding glucarate dehydratase family protein; amino-acid sequence: MTRDITITQLRITPIAFRDGPLLNAAGIHEPWALRAILELETSDGRVGISETYGDEPMLHVLDQAKELVVGLSPFDLNRMEERVRATIKAAPGAVEFELAPGSHSAKNAPKVISALEVAMLDLQGQIVGAPIVDLLGGKVRDAVPYSAYLFFKYAEHVDKPYAPDAWGEGLSPEQIVAQARRMIELYGFQSIKLKGGVFEPAHEIACMRALHDAFPGMPLRLDPNANWTLETSIAAAPQLDELLEYYEDPCPGLEGMAELAKHTRLPLATNMVITTMDDFRRGAEMGSVKVLLSDHHYWGGLRATQTLARMCKLWDLGMSMHSNSHLGISLLAMTHVAASIPNLTYACDTHYPWQEEEVIKGGRVKFDNGSVRVPTTPGLGVELDRERLAELHAQYLSCGVRNRDDLKQMQKYDPSFSGKNPRF
- a CDS encoding GntR family transcriptional regulator: MKNHHSRSAVVHRIDRSRHAAPQIFERLREMILSLELTPGTVLSRIELANQYGLSQTPVRDALMKLGEEGLVDIYPQHATVVSQINVTSALQAHFLRRSIELEVVRALAEQRDAVLIAQLRATIAGQTQLLDLKNYEQFALLDQTFHRQMYEAAGVPQLWDLVRRLSGHIDRLRRLNLPVEGKTLAVVRDHTAIVDAIEKGDAKAAQAALREHLSGTLSQVDQIRASHPNFLADD
- a CDS encoding MFS transporter, yielding MKIIEANTASAAGTVVGRYRWTICAMIFFATTINYMDRQMLGLLAPLLQKDIGWNQVQYAQTVMVFTVTYAVGLAIFGRIADRVSTKVVYGSAMAMWSLAAMLHAVAATVPGFAAVRGLLGFGEAANFPVAIRTTATWFPKKERALATGLWNMGATIGGIVAPAFVPIAALMWGWRATFIAGGATGFIWLAIWLLIYRPPAQHPSVSKEEFDYINSDRDEIVEQRASWLSVLKYRETWAFIVGKLMTDPVWWFYLFWLPKWLNESRHIDIGNMGLPLIAIYTMASIGSVAGGWLSSRLMARTNRPNFARKVAMGICAVCVLPIATLSYFQSLWFAVFAVGLAAAAHQGWSANLVTTVGDVFPRRLVGTVVGIGGVAGMIGSFFYSGVIGETLQRTGQYWALFAVGALAYLVALGIIHLLMPRMTPVKLRD
- the leuD gene encoding 3-isopropylmalate dehydratase small subunit, with product MEPLVCHTGLVVPLDRDNIDTDAIMPKQFMKSIARTGFGPYLFDEWRHRDAGYYGKPASERTPEPDFVMNQPRYAGASVLLTRRNFGCGSSREHAPWALHQYGFRVLIAESFADIFFNNCCKNGLLPVRLDTATISALMDAVKASPGYRLLVDLSAQVVVGPNDERWAFDIEAASKTLLLEGLDETGATLGFADEIRAFEAKHFARSPWL